The Nomia melanderi isolate GNS246 chromosome 6, iyNomMela1, whole genome shotgun sequence genomic sequence GATCTCCTTGACTTCACAATCGGCTCCGCCTGCCAATGTGATCCCGACGCTGCCCGCGGGGTTCTCCTTGTGCAGCAGTACGACAACTACGTCGTGAGCACCCCTAGCCTCTTCGAGACTCGCCTCTTCCACCAGCTGCGCCAGCTCCTGCTGCGAGATCAAGCTGGTGCTACTGGCCAGCGAGCTGATGCTGCCGAACTGCTCACTGCAACATCTGTCCGTGTCTACGTCCGTTCCTACAGGCGACAGATTCTCGTCCACGCTGCTGTCCAAACTCGGGAACCGATTGTGAGCCGTCCCAGATCCCTGATGCGTGCACGACGTGGCCTCCATCTTTTCCAAAGCTTTCTTCATGTCGGTCACGCTCGCGCTTCGTCGGTTCAGGCTTCTTGTGGTCGGTATCTTTGACACGATCTTCGATTTCTCCGCTTCGATCGTGTCCTCGGTGTTGTCGGCATGCCGCGACTTCCCTAGCGTTGGTATCTTCGACACAAACGACTTGTCGTCGCTCCAGGAATCGTTCGAATTCGTTGAGCTCCTCCTACCGTATCGGCTCTCCTTCGGCTCCCAGAGGAACTTGTTCTGACCTCCGGCATGAACGATGGGACTCTTGTCGGCTCTTCCCTCGATACTCTGCGCTCGGGACAGTTTCGTCTCAGCCTTCGCGCTTAGAATGTCTTCTAGGCTCATCTGGCTCTTGGATCTACCGAAACTGCCATCGTCCACGTGGATTGCCGATCTGGACCTGCTCTTCGTTGTCAGAATAGTCAGCAGATCGTTCTGATCTTCGGGGAGCTTCTTAGAAGACTCGCTAGGTCTGCTTCTCTGCTTCGGGATCTCCGTTGCACTGGTATCGATGATGCTGTTGGTGTTTCTATTTCCCGATGGCAGGTCAACGGAACCACGTTGCTGTTCATCGACAACGGCTTTGTGTTTCAGGGTGACTGTTTCAGGAACTGGTTCCGGTTTCTTCTCGATCTTCTTAGCGGCTTTCAGTTCCGCCGATCTGGCCATCGCTTTGACTTCCGTGCGCACCCACATCTTCAGGTCGTTCGAAGGCTCTAAGAGTTCGGATTTAGGAGGTCGTGCGACTGGAGGCGGGACGCTTCTTTTCGGTGGCAGTTTTggttcttcttcctccttcgGGAAACTGTCACCGTCCTCCGTAAACGAGTCCGTTACCTCTATGTAAGCGATTTTGACGTCCTGCGGACTCGGGGCCACGTTCTTGACCCGACTCTTCTGGCGATCGTCGCCGTTCTCGATGACTCCGCGATGATCCTCCTCGGGGAACTTCCTTTGTATCAGCGGTGAGCCGTTTAGGTCCCTTCCGCTCCGACACCTGGCGCTGGCTAAGATGTTTTTCCGATTGATCGCCTCCACGCTCTGCGGCTTTAGCACTCGCCTGGATAACGATTCCGCGCTTGCCTGCGAACCGGAAGTTAGGGTCGACGACGTGCTGCAGTTGGTGTCGGTGCTGTTCGATCGTTTCAGCTGCCTTTGTGGTATCTGCGAGGCTCTCGCGTTTGATTCGACTGGCTGTGGGGATCTAGGGTCCGAGCTGCTGCTGCTGGAAGACGATCGCTCGGAAACGAACGTCCTCTCGTTCACAATACTCGACCGGGTGTAATCTACGCCGCTCGACTCTCTACCATATTGCCTGGTAGGACTGTCTATGATGAGGGCCCGGTGCCGGTAATTGGTCTCCGCGGATATGTAAGATCTTTCGGACGAAACGGTGGACCGTTCCGATGGAACCGGCGACATCGGCGGGCTGAAGCCTCGCGAGATGCTACTCTGCGAGCTGCTGACCGCAGAGTCGTTGTCCGAGTCATCGTACTCCATCCGTGTCTTCCTCTGCACGGTTTTCGGTCTACTGCGTAGCCCTTCGGGAGAACTGGCCGTCGAAGCGAACTCGAAGCTGTAGTCGCTTCGGGTCGGACTGCAGATGCTCTCCAGGCTCTTGGGCGGCTCGGATATGGTCGGCGTTGATGTTGTCGTCGCTGTTGCCGTCGCTGTTGACGATGCCTGAGAGGACTTCGCCGTACCGTTTAGAGGACTGTTGTTCGAGGACGTGCCGTACACTGCGAGGCTCTTTCTTTTGAACGCAGGGGAGTACTTGGAGTGTATCTGAGGCGCTGGCATCTTGAAAGACGTCGTCGCTTTCAGCGGTACGCTAGCCGTACTAGCGTTACTGGCCAGGGAGCTTTGGGAACCCCACTTGTCCTGTATGTTGGCTTTCGGTATCTGAAACAAGCCCAGAGGATTCTTACTGAAATTGTAACATTTAGGAGCTGAAATGTGATTCTCATTGATTCAGCTAGTTTTTATATTCAAGAACAATCAATATACAACGCAATAAACTAACTCTCCGTGAGCAATCGAACGAGAAGTTCTCCTTGCAGATCGTCAAACAGCTATTGCTGTTAACATCTTCTTCGATTCGTTTACCTGATGCAACAGTATGGAATCCCGGGATTTGATCTCAGGCAGATCAACGATTGGCGCTTCGATGGGTATGGCTTCCTTCTCCGGAATGACCAACCCCCTAAGTTTGGATATCGACCGCCTTCTCTGCTCGATCAGTTGGTTCAGGCTGGTCCTCCTAATGTCCTCGCTGGGTCTGCGGAACGTAGACGCCAGGGAGTTCGTCCTGGCGATCTGCGAGCTGACGAACAGCTCGTTGCAGGCCGCGCTTCGGTCCTGGAGGTACGGCGTCGACCCGGAGAAACTGGTCGCACGGGTCAGCGCGGACGTCGCGGCTGGTTTCGGCGGCACGCTCGAGGAATTCTGATGATTGCCGAGATTTGCCTGCGGCGCGTTGCTCTGCGAATCGCTCGCCGGCGTCGCGTAACTCTTCATCGAAGCTTTGGTCGTCGAGGCTTTCTCGTACGAGCTGATCAGTGGCGTGGTCGAAGAGATGACGGGCTTGGGCGGCACCACGGGGAACGTTTTTGACGCGTGAACCGTTGCAGGCGCCAACGAGGGACTCTGGGGCAGACCGGGCAGCCTTTGTCCATACTTTCTTCCAGTCTCTTGACCAACGTTTCTCCCGGAATCGGTCAAGTCGAAGGAACTCTGCGTCCTGTCCGCGAAGAAGGACGCCCTTTCTTTCTGTCCAGGAGTCTTCTCGTCGCTACATACGTCCTCCGTGGACTTGTACTTAGACAGCCTCCTGCCATTGCTCGTCGCTGCTGTCACAGTGATTGAGTTCGGGAACAGGGGCCCATCCAGGCTGCTCTGTGAAGAGAACATCGCGATTTTGTCCCTGACAGACCTCTCCGACTTGTCATCTTGCCTCCAGAGCTCTCCGTTCAACGAGAACTTCCTCTGAGGCGGCTCCAAGTTCGACACGCTTCTCGAGTACACACTGGTCGTCTCTATCTTGGGTGGACCTGACGGACAAAGCACAGGTCGTTACCATTAATATTACCTTCTTGTTCGGTACTTAGCGTAAGTAACAATAATGATTAGTCGATAGAAATTGTACTGATATAAACGAGTGTAAAACTCTCAGTCCGAGCGAATGTTCAGTTTCGGTCAAAGCGGACTCTATGATTTAAAGAATGAGCGGTGCTAGATATTTGGTAAAACCTTGGTTCGTTTCTTCGTAGTGCTCTGCGTGGCAAGAAAAGCAAGAGACTATGCGAGGTCCATAAGGGTAGTTGTCGAAACTAACAGAGGGTATTCTACGATTCAGCAATTAAATGAACACCATCACCCATCTACCCTTTTACCACACTCTACTTCTATTCATTAACAAACCTATTTTATCATCAACACTGCTAGTTCCGTTTTCACCCTTGTATCATTGCATGCCTTTCCCAAAAATAATCCCTATACGAGTACACGCAGCATCGAACTTGTCAACTTCAATCTCAGCGGATCGTTCTCAGCGAAACAGTCACGGCAAGCAACGTCCGCGACGCCTCCGTTCCGGTTAACCCGACGCGTGCGTGTCGCGTACGATCGGAAAGCGCGGCGAAGAGATCCGGGAGAGCGGAGAAACGCGGATGAATCCTTACCCGTTAACGGCAGAGGCGGCGGCGTGTCCAACGCCTCCTTCTCCCCGTGGTCCTGCGGCTCCTCAATAACCGGCGGCGGCGTGTCTTTGTGATAGTATCCGGTGATTTCAACCTTCTTCTCCGACAGCAGTACATTACCGTTACCCTGGTTCCCGTAGCCGGCGTAGTTGGTCACGGACGTTGCTTTCTTCGCGAAGCTGTCTGACGCGTACGGCTTGGTGTCGTTCACGCGGCTCTCCCTGGCAGACTCTTGACAGACGCCGTCGACGCTCCCCTTCTTGCCGTTTATCTCGTTGTTCGACAGGCCGCCAATTTTGCCCGCGTTCTCCACGCCCGACAGCCCGACCCGGTTGTCCGGCAGGATTATGCTCGCGGTGGTCACCACGTTCCCGTCGATCAGCTTGAAGCTCTCCGTGCCGATGAACGCCTCGGTGTCGTTGCACACGAGGCCGCCGTTCGCGGTCATCGTCGACGCCCTCGCCGTCGCGCCGGCCGCCGTCACGAATCGGTACTGCTGACTGTTCCCGCCGAACTCCTGGTACGCCGCTGGAAATTCGTCCCCGTCCGGGGGCAGGCGCTGACCGCCTCCGCAGTTGTCCATCCTACCATTTACCGTCTCTGGAATCAAACAGGGAACTGCGTTACGGCCGGTATTCGACGGAGACGTGACGCTCTTAGTAATTGAGTCACTCAGAAACCAATGCGGTTAaattcagaaaagaaaaattgaggaaattgatGTTTCTTGATACATTGGTTTGTACTCATTTGAGAAAAATGTGTCAAGTCCTTTTTCAAAAGGTAGGCTCTGcgacaaaatatattattttttccattaaaattgacaaagaTCAGGGAATATCAAAGAATGGACTTAACTGCATTGGCGTCCGAGCAACTCAATTAATGCGTCACGTATCAGTTGGTTAATGATTTTACGGCAGCAGTGTTTAACTAAGGTTGTTTATAAACAGGTTCcccaaaattttaaatgttcaatGTTCCGTATTTTTTTAACGGCTTACAATTATTTAGATGAATTTTTATGACAGATCCTGTTAATGTTCATTGATATTGTAGAGAAATAAGTGATAACGTAAATTCTTCCATTCCCCTCGTCTCTAAGATACAGTCAAAAGCTTTGGTACACAGAAGAATTCAAGCTTAATTCAACGTTCGATCATTCGGTAAGTAATGCGTTAAGTCGTCTAGATAATGGACACTTATCCGAGCTAATAGTCTGCTTGCTTCTTCTGCATTCGTTATCGCTTGTTATTCTCGATTATTCAGCTTTCATATGACAGAACTTCATTAATATGTTTATCGCAACTATATTCGAAGTGGTAGTCGGTTTATCGAATATCTACCCTGCATGCAATCATCGAATATAAGCTGCCGTTCGACGCTAATCAATGATAATGGAAGGGAGAGCTGGATCCGAATGATCCAATTAACAGAATTATCTTATCTTCCGATGGATTCGGATAAATGGAGTCCTAACAAGAAGCCAGCGACGATTTCGTGTATTTGGAACCGAATGCGGTGGCCTTGCTAACCGAAGACCAGTTGAACGAAATTCCACCGTGGAACGAGGATTCCCTCGGCTGTCGAAGCGTAGCCgaactataaaatctgaaacGACCACCGTGCGGCAAGATCGGTCGTCGCCAGACTCGTTTAATGGAACTCGAATATCAAACGTTTCGTTTCATTGCAACCAGTTCCTCTGTCCGTGGCATCGATGTCCCCGGGCAGACCTGGACATCAGGCGAAACACCTTGCACagggtaattccgggtgagatggcccgatctcatttagattgttagatatcgatattttcaattgtttttactaGAATGTCGAATCTTGCGCAGAGAcctatattcaactatttttcttatatgcattcgattttatgaatatattccttatatgtatttacttttataaatgtcTTTCCTTTCCGTTAGGTACCAATGATATCTGAGTATTAACGATTATGTAGGATGTGTAGAAATTACTGTTCTAGAGACTCATTCGTGTCGAAAGGTCATAGCTACGATCGCGGCTTTCGGAAATCCGTGTTCGCgattcgatcgatcgcgcgTTTATTGCTAGAAGATTAGATTCTAGACTCGATCGGGCACCTAGAATCGAAGGAATCCGTTTTATTTCGAAAGATAATGGCGGTCGATCTGACCGGGGATCGGCGATTCGCCTCGGCCCGAGCGGATTCAGCGGTCGTGCGTAAAAGTTCGCGCGCGTTCACGCTCGCGTGCGCTCGGCCCGGCGCGGCGGTGTGTGTTGTAACGCGTCCTCGTCGCCCGGGACCGATCCGCTCGTTTCCAACGCGCCGTTGAATATTTCGGCGGAGAGGGGAAACGatcgaatgaaatatcgatCCCGATAACACTGGACGGCCTCCGTTTAACCGTTTAAATGCCAGGCGACGCAAAAACATCGTAGGAAAAAATCGCTCGTGGAAGGCGAAAGTGGAAGCTTCGCATTTTATAACGGGCCGAGCGGAACGTTGTGCGACCTTTCATTATCCAGTTGCAGGAGTTCAAAGATCGTCgacatttttattacaatatagtGATTCTTCAATGAGGTCTTATCAAAAACTAGGTTCTACTGTTGTATTCGACAAATATAGAAGGAAAACATAGAATGCTACCATTTTTGGGAGACAACGCTTGAAGTATTAGAGTATTTAACCTATTTTTCGTCGTTTTACTAGTAATACTTCCCTTTAATGTAGGTACGTTCAAGTTGTATTCGTATAcgtaattatttatcaaataaatatttagcaatatCTTGAACATATTATTCTCCGAAGATGTCCCCAACAAGAAGGAacaattttcttcaaatttgaAGAACGGGAATTGCTTGTATGACGGATTAAAAAATTTGACCCATCGACTTATTTACTTTTGCCAATCacatatctttatttttatttcttggtTGGTAATAGAAAAACGTCACGACCACACAGAAGCGTTATCTCACTATTCGGTATGTTCGAACCGGATTTTCGTGAAGACGATCCTTGTTCGAACGGAGAAAAACCGTCGGCCGTGGACTCATCTGCATTTTCTAGAATGTTGATTCCACATTTATCGCCCGCCTCGCGAAAGAGAGTAAGACAAAGTCGACGGAAACGGTTCAACGGAGGAATTTTAATCTACGCGAGTGCGGCAATTGAGATATTCCCATTTGGCGCGGTGCCGCTCTATCTTCGCGTGCCTTCGACACCGCGATCGCGTCGAGCGAAGGTTGTCGATCGCCGAACGTACGCTGGATCTCGTCGCCGTTCGCGGATCGAAGAAAAAGAATGATACCTCGCCCCAGTTCcagttcatttttcattttatcttcgAACGTGTCCGACGTCGCGTCGCCTTCTTTAGACCGAAGGATCGACGCTGATTGCCGTTGTTTTCGAAACGGTCGGCTCTTTTTTTGTATATCGACTGTCATGGTGGTCATCGGTTAGTAGCGTttccgaattgcttgaaaacaatcgcagcaacaaaaatgattgataaataaaactgtttcactgtagaactatcgagcagtacAATTGACTGTcccatttattataaaagagtattttaatatttatttatttcgattgtagtactttataaaaatgtacgaAAGCATCTATTGAGATTCCAGTTTGCTTGTATTCTAGTTTGGGACTATtcacttatttaataattttaaatcaactgttccttcttaataattgtgaaagaagaaatgtCGAAACGCCCTTTATAGTAGTCCCAGCGTTCACTATTAAGTGAAAATAATAGTTAATCTAGGAATTATGGTAGCAAATGATCAGCAATTGTTTCTATTCACCTCAGCAACGAAAGGAGAAGTGACACGTGAAAcgctcaagattctcgtggcagtcggcATATTAAAGCTGCAATGGCAGCACATTCTATTTAAGCATTTTATTCGTTACATATTTATGTAACCATTCAGTCACGGTACACGGTTTTCATCTTTCAGCAGCGCGTCGAAGGAGTTCGTGTTCCACTCGCGAAATAGTAAAAGGCTTCTCGGTTTCTGTCTGTCCGAGAAAAACGCGTGCTTCGAATAGATCCGCACTTTCCGGGGATTAACAAAGTGTTACAACTACTGCCGCCGATCTCCGCGCGTTTACGATTCGCGGAAATTCCGATAGGAGAACGCAACCTCGAGGTTCGACGGTGTTCAATCCAGGCGATTTTTTTTCATCGCCGGGAACAATTACCGCGTGGAACAAAATCGTGCGTGGTACCGCTTCCCCGGGACTTGCCTATAAAGATGGGAATTCGCATAAACGTCCGCGGACTATTTACAACTACGAAGACTATTGCTGACAGCAACGACGGCAACGAGCGTGCCAAGTGAACGCGGAATAAAATATCCATGCGGGATATTTCGAAAAAGGAGTGGTCACGAACGGTTCCAGCGAATCGGGCAACATTTTCCAGCCAGACCTGAAACTATTCTGCCAGCGAGCCGAGTTTCTACGGTTTTCTCAGATTCCGCTGAACGTTTCAGGCTCAACCCTTTACGTACGATAGCGGACAACATTcttctgtattatttaattatcgttTCTGTTCTACTTTCCAGAATTGAGGTAGCTacgagaaatatgaaaatagttattaacaGATTATGATTTCGTTCACGATTAGACGCGTTCAATTTTATTCCGCTATTAACAATCTTCGAGAACTCAAGCAGATTTTCTGTTCGCTATGAATGATAGCCTCTCGTTTCGTGCGCAGCAATGTCAATTTTTGGCAATTTCAGTATGGAAATGTTCGTCTCCGGTTTCAGTCGATACAAGACAAAGGGTGAACACTGCATTTACAAACATTCACTATTTTAAAACAGAGGATTATAATACATAACCTTTATTTCAATCAGAATTGACAAGAACCTttagcaaataataataatgaagattCATACCCGTCAAATTGGTAAAGTCGGCCTGGACTTAAATACTACAGTAATGAAGAGTAACTTTTAATCTCTATTAATATTCACGACTCTTCCTCCCAATCTGTGTCTTACTTCGTATCACCATAACTAACTAATAGTAAATGTTAAATGCGTAAATTCACCGTCCAACGTCTAATACATGGAAATAGCGTTTTCCCCGCTGAGAAAAGCATTCGAGCTGCGGCGGTCAGCCGCAGGTAACGATCGTTCCAACGAAAAACGAGAAACCCGCGAGCTTTGCGGCTCGTCGAAAGCCAAGGACGGCCTGGCCGGTGTGTGCTGACTGTAAAAACCGAATAGTCCTGGGTTATTTTAGCCGGTTTACGCAATCGCGTTACTTTCACGCGTCGAACGCAACGATCGCGGCGGGTCCAGTTCGGCTCGCGTTCTGGCCGCGCGCGGATCTGCGGCCTCCTCGCGCGGCTCGCCAACCTGACCGCTCGAACCCAAGGATTTCTACATTCTAAACGCGCACCCACTGATAAAACGCGAGCGAGCGTTATCCGCCGCGCAGGCGAACTCGTCGCCCTCGCTCGAAATCGTATTTCAAAATGCCTTTCAAATCCAACAGCATCGGGCTTCGCTAGCTTCCGTGTTTCACTTGAGACGCAAGGAGACTCTTTCGAGTTTtcgttgatttttatgttaGGCTTCTTCGACTTTCTTCCGCGCGAATGGAGATGCATCGCGTAGAACACGGTATTGTTTGACTTAAAATTTGCTTCTCGAAATTCGCTTTTGTATCGTTGATGATTGTCGTTtggttttatttttctgtagaTATGTACAACGAATAGAATATGGCGACTATGTTATGAACTTTAGGAATTAGAGAATGATTAGTAATCATGGATTGGGCCTGAAGAAAGGAGTCTCTTTTGAATTTTCGTTCATTTTCATGGTATGTTCCTTCGACGGAAATGGGTAATGCAACGTGTAGAACAGGGTAGAATTTGTTTTAGAATCCGAGTTTTGAAATGGGCTTCTGCGTTGTGGATCGTGATTGTTTTTTGCTTTTATGTACTATTGGAAATAGAGTTGACAATGACAGTTATCTATGGACTTGAATTgtgatcaattaaaaagaaaactaacTGTAAAAACTAACATCTACCAACGTGTGCAGCGAATAGAGTACAGTGAATAGGTTTTATGGGGTTCGTAGAGATCCTTAACCTTTTGCAATCTAAAATGTTTTTGGTTTTGTATTCTGGAATCCGTATTAATTATACTTAATTTAACCGTAATATGGTGCTTCTGGAATTTCTTCAGAAACCTTTGAGAAGCACAACAATCGTATTCACAAGTATCCAAATTCCGGCGTCGCGAGCAACTGTCACCAAAAGTGACGAAGAAACCTTACGAACAAATTCACCCGTCGATTCCTTCCACTTTCTTTCCCAAACAAGTGTAACAAACGATCCCAAAGGATCCCACACGAAACTTGTCGACTTTCCATAACCGCGCTGCGTGTATTACATTCCAAAACATCGCTCGCAACCGTAACGATTCGCCGAATAAAACAGGTGAAAATCGCAAAACCGGAATAAAACGAATCGCCGCTTAATCTCGATTTCTTTCCCCGACTTTGCACGGGCACACGCGTTGTCCCGGTGACCGAGACTCGATCGACGAGTAATCTCGAAACGAAGTGGTTCTACATTCAAGAATTCAATCGCTACCTCTTGCCCAGCGACGAATCGATctacaataaaactattgatCTCGGGATGATCTACGGAGACTGGAGCAGGTTCTACACTCTCGGAACGTATAATTCACCTGGTTTTCGAGCGTGTAACGCGAAAGATAAGTGCGGGATCACGGTAGACGCGAATAAAACGATGCCGGCGCGATCCGTGCAAACTGGAATTAAAATAAGTTGCTACTTAATCTCGATTTTTACCGGATCGGCTCGGCAAAAATGCTGATTTTGCATAAACATGCGCGGTCTAATGGTCAACCCAGGCTCGAAACGCCACAGGTTCTGTCCGGCCGGCCGGCGTAGAATATAATCAAGACGCGGCTGAAGGCGCGCAGCCTCCACGGTGTAGAATATAATCCATACGTCTTCTCGGTGCCCGGTTTCATTTAACGAAGACCTGTTTTATGCGTTTCAATTGCGTTTCGTGTTTGCCGCCGCGTGCCTCCGGTACGCAGCCTCAGGGTACAGTTTCGTTGCAACGTTTCCTCCTCGGAACGTCCCCCTTCGAGAAATTGGCCGCGGAACTGACGGAACGCTCGCTGACCGCCGCGTGATTAATCGCTATGAGTTTATTTACGTTCGAATGCTTACGATTCTACATGGGTATGTGCACTCGGTATCCTTGTTTTTGGAAACCGCAGCCGTGAAATATAGCCGACTCGCTGTTGGAAGTGGGTATGCAACCCTACGCGTCAGTGGTTCTGTAAAGATGCACTTTGTGCAACAGGTTCTGATACTCTGCCTTGATGCAGAGTTTGCtggaatgtttaattttatattctaccTTTACCTTAATACACGCGACGTTTTTAGTGAGCATCTTCAGAGATGTATGTATGTGAAGATGAATTGCAAGAATGCTTGAAAATTTATGGGGGAGACAATTTGAATTCAAGGTATGTACGAGTTATAGTGTATGAATGTCATTTATTTTCAGGTAGATGGTATAATGTATTGCTAATGAGGCAATTATGGTTACATTGAAGAGGATGATGGGAATGCAAAAGGGCCAGAGATAAAAGCtccattcattttcattcagGTTTCTACTTGATCAACAATGGTGACAGTATCTTTTTAGGAGAATTCCGACTGGTTTATCTACTCAGAGAAATAGGAAACACGGGAACCAGAGATCGTAACGCTAATCCAAAAATAGGAGTCACAATCGAATCGATCTACCGCGTCGTCTTCGCTTTGCGGCGAATGAAACGCTCGTCTCGCTAACTTCTGATCAACATTCCAGGCCGGCTGCTGTTCGATGGCACTAATCAGCGGTACACGTGCGAACTGTGTCTAGTACGAGACGCACCGCGGCGTGCTGTGTTCCGTTTACACGATGCACCACGTGCCATCGGAAATTCCATTGACTGGCAGCGGCGGAACGCTATTATGTAATTCGTAGACGAACATCGCCTACGAGTTTCCTGTTTCTTTCGACAGCGTTCCGGTCGTTTAGCAGAAAATGCAACGCGACTGGTACCGCTGGCGATCGTATTTGTGATTTTGGATCGATTATCCGATAGGCGATGCGCGTTATTTGTGAATTGAATTCATGGATTTGATAACTTCACGAAGACAATATGCTGTAAGAAATGTTGACCATTTGTTTTGTACTGGATTTATTCTATCACACGAAGAAACGATCAGATGAACTTTACGTATACACCTAATTTCTTTGAAGAATACTGCTAATACATAGTAGCGAAATGCTACTAAACTATGATACGATAGAGAATGAACATTAGTAAATCCCATGGACATGGAGGTCCATGCTTAGCGAAGACCGTTAATACATAATAGTGTTCTAGTATAATAGTATGTTAACACGCTGACAGCCACAATGGTCGCCGACAACCAGATTTTCCAAAATACTCGAACACAATTAAACTACGCAAGGAAATTGATGTCGCACGAAAAGCTggatataaaatgaaagtaaagaAATTAAACGATACGTTTTCTTTAGTGAAAacaggaacaaaaggaaacgcagaaactgaaaaactgattaatcggacaatataagaattgatatcaaattaaatgggcGAAAGAAATTCTACAActtctaatacaattttaaaaccggtcatctGACCGGTCGTagtgcgtttagtgttaatttcagCAGATTCTCCTTATAAATTCGAAATCCTAAAAAATTACGATACAACGAAGAACACTGGTAAATCCCAGGGACGCGGAGGTCTAACCTTACCAGAGAACCCAGACAATTTCCGCCGAATAGGCGACCCGGAAGAGTCCTCCTCCGGTTACGGTGTCCCAGCCGGCGATCGGTCGCGGCGAGCCCCGGTGAACTTCCGTTGCAAGATCCGCGAGATTCCGCGTTGCGCTCGCGCGGCGGGGACGTTTTAATCCGAGAACG encodes the following:
- the bbg gene encoding PDZ domain-containing protein big bang isoform X2, coding for MGVASIPDCKDQRARDEWNALGTTSRKMDVAKCATEDFVTVVNVEGQQPPPENFVTVLSIGSGKKEDELPPQPTPCSPKAQTNGLEGHLEEEVEVFRLPGERLGFGLKFEGGNKTSERVRKLFVQSCAEQSPASRAKCSWGTLGEGDEVLSIDGVPVTHMTRLDCVRRLKESQLVIKLMVRCRGPLRPEVVSAEKKTGTPEKIKVPPELPSAPPPVPPRKLRQARGLADGEANPSPVKKSWNGSRSQSSGSQNSSPGSQPVSPLDSKSSIYESCESSPKSSNGSSQGTPKGSPKERSPELAKSKQEPPEAMVYLDARSQCGSTHGSTSDDTGSSMSTVIDRFSTSDRVSTISTASTASTTSEQQNDLLRTDPEFDRTSDRDYQLSKAICPFENFDADYPSTPPDYLLRRLASSEAVTHVESRGEVERITAVVAPNTVLIEETITFQPPLSFQDAPLSYGHEARPDLFYTADLAADSTTHFKPIKDDVELVERVNGGHEDYLSPECSPEKPKEAIRAERGSDRTPPPLPARNHVNRINVNQSASDRSIEINDRQCQTDRQQKPSESSGNTAIGDNQQDAPVLPPKPLPRRDVKVRRKRPPPPPPPPITPRSETKPVALAEKQTSLEKEEPTSAKVDVPPLKTEDAGIGQTEELSKTLEEGEAENSMSNNAGTENELEKKRIEEVEDSESTDSYDVLDDDGPRTNKVFEIIEIRKAKAFPSQRAVPLARKEEEEAKGRSGFAKETERIVNGDPERIKLGLGKGNERPKPELRTAVKISREVDESEDSDEATTRFNEPDDKSYDRQSIEDESSDRGEADSPINDELFGGQEDDADDDYRTLNDINRNVCGLRGNRGRNEKESIDEDDTSDESDDDYYWQSNLATIGEEEETNSLEYATAHNGASDDTSPTDESNCLDSPTGKDTFITNETVNGRMDNCGGGQRLPPDGDEFPAAYQEFGGNSQQYRFVTAAGATARASTMTANGGLVCNDTEAFIGTESFKLIDGNVVTTASIILPDNRVGLSGVENAGKIGGLSNNEINGKKGSVDGVCQESARESRVNDTKPYASDSFAKKATSVTNYAGYGNQGNGNVLLSEKKVEITGYYHKDTPPPVIEEPQDHGEKEALDTPPPLPLTGPPKIETTSVYSRSVSNLEPPQRKFSLNGELWRQDDKSERSVRDKIAMFSSQSSLDGPLFPNSITVTAATSNGRRLSKYKSTEDVCSDEKTPGQKERASFFADRTQSSFDLTDSGRNVGQETGRKYGQRLPGLPQSPSLAPATVHASKTFPVVPPKPVISSTTPLISSYEKASTTKASMKSYATPASDSQSNAPQANLGNHQNSSSVPPKPAATSALTRATSFSGSTPYLQDRSAACNELFVSSQIARTNSLASTFRRPSEDIRRTSLNQLIEQRRRSISKLRGLVIPEKEAIPIEAPIVDLPEIKSRDSILLHQIPKANIQDKWGSQSSLASNASTASVPLKATTSFKMPAPQIHSKYSPAFKRKSLAVYGTSSNNSPLNGTAKSSQASSTATATATTTSTPTISEPPKSLESICSPTRSDYSFEFASTASSPEGLRSRPKTVQRKTRMEYDDSDNDSAVSSSQSSISRGFSPPMSPVPSERSTVSSERSYISAETNYRHRALIIDSPTRQYGRESSGVDYTRSSIVNERTFVSERSSSSSSSSDPRSPQPVESNARASQIPQRQLKRSNSTDTNCSTSSTLTSGSQASAESLSRRVLKPQSVEAINRKNILASARCRSGRDLNGSPLIQRKFPEEDHRGVIENGDDRQKSRVKNVAPSPQDVKIAYIEVTDSFTEDGDSFPKEEEEPKLPPKRSVPPPVARPPKSELLEPSNDLKMWVRTEVKAMARSAELKAAKKIEKKPEPVPETVTLKHKAVVDEQQRGSVDLPSGNRNTNSIIDTSATEIPKQRSRPSESSKKLPEDQNDLLTILTTKSRSRSAIHVDDGSFGRSKSQMSLEDILSAKAETKLSRAQSIEGRADKSPIVHAGGQNKFLWEPKESRYGRRSSTNSNDSWSDDKSFVSKIPTLGKSRHADNTEDTIEAEKSKIVSKIPTTRSLNRRSASVTDMKKALEKMEATSCTHQGSGTAHNRFPSLDSSVDENLSPVGTDVDTDRCCSEQFGSISSLASSTSLISQQELAQLVEEASLEEARGAHDVVVVLLHKENPAGSVGITLAGGADCEVKEITVHRVLAHSIADRDGRVQRGDRILSINGRSTRGLTHRESLSVLKQPRSEVVLVVSRARSEDGGRLRSRTASVETIIEGFETNGVAEDTAWGPPSVVAVYKDGAGLGFSLEGGRDSPLGDRPLVIKKIFTGGAAEKTGALKAGDQLLEVNGNDVTRMSRIEAWSLMKKLHDGEVNLLVRHPATKSS